A genomic segment from Variovorax paradoxus B4 encodes:
- a CDS encoding dihydrofolate reductase, whose translation MTTPRINLIFARAANGVIGANGTMPWHLPEDLAHFKQTTGGAPVIMGRKTWDSLPPRFRPLPGRRNIVVTRQDDWKAEGAQRAGSLQEALSLCEESQVPDVWIIGGAQIYAEAEPLAQQAVVTEIARDYEGDAHAPQLDPSAWRETDRESHVSAREGLNYSFVTYERIGSLNA comes from the coding sequence ATGACGACACCGCGCATCAACCTGATCTTCGCCCGCGCCGCCAACGGCGTGATCGGGGCCAATGGCACCATGCCCTGGCACCTGCCTGAAGACCTGGCGCACTTCAAGCAAACGACCGGCGGCGCGCCGGTCATCATGGGCCGCAAGACCTGGGACTCGCTGCCGCCGCGCTTCCGTCCGCTGCCGGGCCGGCGGAACATCGTCGTGACGCGGCAGGACGATTGGAAAGCCGAAGGCGCGCAGCGCGCGGGCAGCCTGCAAGAGGCGCTCTCGCTGTGCGAAGAATCGCAAGTGCCCGATGTATGGATCATCGGCGGGGCGCAGATCTATGCCGAAGCCGAGCCGCTGGCACAGCAGGCCGTCGTGACCGAGATCGCGCGCGACTACGAAGGCGATGCGCATGCGCCCCAACTCGATCCCTCCGCGTGGCGTGAAACGGATCGTGAATCGCACGTCTCGGCCAGGGAAGGCTTGAATTACAGCTTCGTGACCTACGAACGTATCGGGTCGTTGAATGCATGA
- a CDS encoding thymidylate synthase, producing the protein MTSMPIRPVRSQYEDFMRHVDTHGVHKSDRTGTGTKSVFGHQMRFDLNEGFPLVTTKKVHLKSIIQELLWFLTGSSNNNWLKERGVTIWDEWAREDGDLGPVYGVQWRSWPTPDGGHIDQISEVIKTLKTNPDSRRIIVSAWNVAELSKMALMPCHAFFQFYVAPPQAPGERGKLSCQLYQRSADIFLGVPFNIASYALLTHMVAQQCELDVGDFVWTGGDCHIYSNHAEQVALQLSRAPYPYPTLHIKRKPASIFEYAYEDFEVLDYKHHEAIKAPVAV; encoded by the coding sequence ATGACCTCCATGCCCATCCGCCCCGTCCGCTCCCAGTACGAAGATTTCATGCGCCACGTCGACACCCATGGCGTCCACAAGAGCGACCGCACCGGCACGGGCACCAAGAGCGTGTTCGGCCACCAGATGCGCTTCGACCTGAACGAAGGCTTTCCGCTGGTGACCACCAAGAAGGTGCACCTGAAGTCCATCATCCAGGAACTGCTGTGGTTCCTGACCGGCTCCAGCAACAACAACTGGCTCAAGGAGCGCGGCGTCACCATCTGGGACGAGTGGGCGCGCGAAGACGGCGACCTGGGGCCGGTGTACGGCGTGCAGTGGCGCAGCTGGCCCACGCCGGACGGCGGCCACATCGACCAGATCTCCGAAGTCATCAAAACCCTGAAGACCAACCCCGATTCGCGCCGCATCATCGTGAGCGCATGGAACGTGGCCGAGCTCTCGAAGATGGCGCTCATGCCCTGCCACGCCTTCTTCCAGTTCTACGTGGCGCCGCCGCAGGCGCCGGGCGAGCGCGGCAAGCTGAGCTGCCAGCTCTACCAGCGCAGCGCCGACATCTTCCTGGGCGTGCCGTTCAACATCGCAAGCTACGCGCTGCTCACGCACATGGTGGCGCAGCAGTGCGAGCTCGACGTGGGCGACTTCGTCTGGACCGGCGGCGACTGCCACATCTACAGCAACCACGCCGAACAGGTGGCGCTGCAACTGAGCCGCGCGCCCTACCCGTATCCCACGCTCCACATCAAGCGCAAACCGGCCTCGATCTTCGAGTATGCGTACGAAGACTTCGAGGTGCTCGACTACAAGCACCACGAGGCCATCAAAGCGCCCGTGGCGGTGTGA
- the nthA gene encoding nitrile hydratase subunit alpha, with protein sequence MSEQHHDHGHDGHEHSELGEMDLRVRALESVLTQKGYIDPAALDVLIDTYQTRIGPRNGARVVARAWVDQEFHDWLLRDATAAIASLGYTGRQGEHMVAVENTAEQHHMVVCTLCSCYPWPVLGLPPTWYKSAPYRSRAVKDPRGVLADFGTTLPESTRIRVWDSTAEVRYLVIPQRPEGTEGMGEEELAALVTRDSMIGTRRVEAPATPGSAA encoded by the coding sequence ATGAGCGAACAGCACCACGATCATGGGCATGACGGCCACGAACACAGCGAGCTCGGCGAGATGGACCTGCGCGTGCGGGCGCTCGAAAGCGTGCTCACCCAGAAGGGCTACATCGATCCGGCCGCACTCGACGTGCTGATCGACACCTACCAGACCCGCATCGGCCCGCGCAACGGCGCGCGCGTGGTGGCCAGGGCCTGGGTCGATCAAGAGTTCCACGACTGGCTGCTGCGGGATGCCACCGCGGCCATTGCCTCGCTGGGCTATACCGGCCGGCAGGGCGAGCACATGGTGGCGGTGGAGAACACGGCCGAGCAGCACCACATGGTCGTTTGCACGCTCTGCAGCTGCTATCCCTGGCCGGTGCTCGGCCTGCCGCCCACCTGGTACAAGAGCGCGCCGTACCGCTCGCGGGCCGTGAAGGATCCGCGCGGCGTGCTGGCCGATTTCGGCACGACGCTGCCCGAATCGACGCGCATCCGGGTCTGGGATTCGACCGCCGAGGTGCGCTACCTCGTCATACCGCAGCGCCCGGAAGGCACCGAAGGCATGGGCGAAGAAGAGCTTGCCGCACTGGTCACGCGCGATTCGATGATCGGCACGCGGCGGGTGGAAGCACCCGCAACGCCGGGGAGCGCTGCATGA
- the nthB gene encoding nitrile hydratase subunit beta, protein MSYLTHADLGGQPGFGPVTPEPEGELFHAAWEPRALALTLAMGATGSWNIDASRAVRETLPGYENLSYYQIWLGALAQLMLQRGQVFPDELASGEMRHPAAPVARVLQAAAVPAVLAKGSPTQRPEPGPARFAVGQPVRMHLGKVDHHTRLPGYVQGKRGVIEHVHGAHVFADAHAQGQGEQPQWLYTVVFDEAELWGEGAPRQNLAVSVDAWESYLEPAA, encoded by the coding sequence ATGAGCTATCTCACGCATGCCGACCTCGGCGGCCAGCCCGGTTTCGGCCCGGTCACGCCCGAGCCCGAGGGCGAGCTGTTCCATGCTGCGTGGGAGCCGCGTGCGCTGGCGCTCACGCTCGCGATGGGCGCGACCGGCTCCTGGAACATCGATGCGAGCCGCGCCGTGCGCGAGACGCTGCCGGGCTACGAAAACCTGAGCTACTACCAGATCTGGCTCGGCGCGCTGGCGCAGCTGATGCTGCAGCGTGGCCAGGTTTTTCCGGACGAGCTCGCATCCGGCGAGATGCGCCATCCCGCGGCACCGGTCGCCCGTGTGCTGCAGGCCGCCGCTGTTCCGGCCGTGCTGGCCAAGGGCTCGCCCACCCAGCGCCCCGAGCCGGGGCCGGCGCGCTTTGCCGTCGGCCAGCCGGTGCGCATGCATCTCGGCAAGGTCGACCACCACACGCGGCTGCCGGGCTATGTGCAGGGCAAGCGCGGCGTGATCGAGCATGTCCACGGCGCGCATGTGTTCGCCGATGCCCATGCGCAGGGCCAGGGCGAGCAGCCGCAGTGGCTCTACACCGTGGTTTTCGACGAAGCCGAACTCTGGGGCGAAGGCGCGCCGCGCCAGAACCTCGCGGTGTCGGTCGACGCCTGGGAAAGCTACCTGGAGCCCGCCGCATGA
- a CDS encoding nitrile hydratase accessory protein — MNSGVPPLALAPGMPRDADGPVFNAPWEAQAFAMTLALHERGLFTWVEWAEVLAAQIAAAQAAGDPDTGNTYYRHWLGALESLVARKGASSEDELVRYRHAWDRAADRTPHGRPIELRGEDFS; from the coding sequence ATGAACAGCGGTGTGCCACCGCTCGCGCTGGCCCCCGGCATGCCGCGCGATGCCGACGGGCCGGTGTTCAACGCACCCTGGGAGGCCCAGGCCTTTGCGATGACGCTGGCGCTGCACGAGCGCGGGCTCTTCACCTGGGTTGAATGGGCCGAAGTGCTTGCGGCGCAGATCGCGGCCGCGCAGGCGGCGGGCGACCCGGACACCGGCAACACCTACTACCGCCACTGGCTCGGCGCGCTCGAAAGCCTGGTCGCGCGCAAGGGCGCCAGCTCCGAAGACGAACTGGTGCGCTACCGCCACGCCTGGGACCGTGCGGCCGACCGTACGCCGCACGGCCGGCCCATCGAGCTGCGCGGCGAGGATTTTTCCTAG
- a CDS encoding FAD-binding oxidoreductase — protein MTTSSSASLVDQLRAIVGAQHVLNEGDLTAYEQDWRKRARGKSLAVVRPANAQQVADVVKACAAAGTAIVPQGGNTGLAVGSIPDDSGTQVVLSLQRLNAIRTIDAANLTMTVEAGCILQTLQEAAEKQGFLFPLSLAAEGSCTIGGNLATNAGGTQVVRYGNTRELCLGLEVVTPQGEIWEGTSGLRKDNTGYDLRDLMIGSEGTLGIITAATMKLYPLPAAQLTAWAAVPSLDHAVTLLGLAHKQLGSGLTGFEVMGRFALSLVDKHMPQLRVPFIGDEAVPFCVLLENSDSESEDHARARFEALLETAFEDGCVTDAVVAENLAQAHQLWHIRESIPLAQAEEGLNIKHDISIPVSRIPAFVAETDALLAREIAGVRLVNFGHLGDGNLHYNVQAPENIDTKAFLKNEEDRINTLVYDAVEKFGGSFSAEHGVGSLKVDKLEKHKSPVALEMMRAIKRGLDPKNILNPGRVIRV, from the coding sequence ATGACGACTTCTTCCTCCGCTTCCCTCGTCGATCAACTGCGCGCCATCGTGGGTGCGCAGCACGTGCTGAACGAAGGCGACCTCACGGCCTACGAGCAGGACTGGCGCAAGCGCGCGCGCGGCAAGTCTCTGGCGGTGGTGCGACCGGCCAATGCGCAGCAGGTGGCCGACGTGGTCAAGGCCTGCGCCGCGGCCGGCACGGCCATCGTGCCGCAGGGCGGCAACACCGGCCTGGCCGTGGGTTCCATTCCCGACGACAGCGGCACGCAAGTGGTGCTGAGCCTGCAGCGGCTGAACGCCATCCGCACCATCGACGCCGCCAACCTCACGATGACGGTGGAGGCCGGCTGCATCCTGCAGACGCTGCAGGAGGCGGCGGAGAAGCAAGGCTTCCTGTTCCCGCTGAGCCTCGCGGCCGAGGGCAGCTGCACCATCGGCGGCAATCTTGCGACCAACGCCGGCGGCACGCAGGTGGTTCGCTACGGCAACACGCGCGAGCTGTGCCTGGGCCTCGAAGTGGTCACGCCGCAGGGCGAGATCTGGGAAGGCACCAGCGGCCTGCGCAAGGACAACACCGGCTACGACCTGCGCGACCTGATGATCGGCAGCGAAGGCACGCTGGGCATCATCACCGCGGCGACGATGAAGCTCTACCCGCTGCCCGCCGCACAGCTCACGGCCTGGGCCGCGGTGCCCTCGCTCGACCACGCGGTCACGCTGCTGGGCCTTGCGCACAAGCAGCTGGGCTCGGGCCTCACGGGTTTCGAGGTGATGGGCAGGTTTGCATTGAGCCTGGTCGACAAGCACATGCCGCAACTGCGCGTGCCCTTCATCGGCGATGAGGCCGTGCCGTTCTGCGTATTGCTGGAGAACTCCGACAGCGAATCCGAAGACCATGCACGCGCCCGCTTCGAGGCGCTGCTGGAGACCGCCTTCGAAGACGGCTGCGTGACCGACGCGGTGGTGGCCGAGAACCTCGCGCAGGCGCACCAGCTCTGGCACATCCGCGAAAGCATTCCGCTCGCGCAAGCGGAAGAAGGCCTGAACATCAAGCACGACATCTCGATTCCCGTGTCGCGCATTCCGGCCTTCGTGGCGGAAACCGATGCGCTGCTGGCGCGCGAGATCGCCGGCGTGCGGCTGGTGAACTTCGGCCACCTGGGCGACGGCAACCTGCACTACAACGTGCAGGCGCCCGAGAACATCGATACCAAGGCCTTCCTGAAGAACGAGGAAGATCGCATCAATACGCTGGTGTATGACGCGGTCGAGAAGTTCGGCGGCTCGTTCTCGGCCGAGCATGGCGTGGGCTCGCTCAAGGTCGACAAGCTCGAGAAGCACAAGTCGCCGGTGGCGCTGGAGATGATGCGGGCGATCAAACGCGGGCTCGATCCGAAGAACATCCTCAACCCGGGCCGCGTGATCCGGGTCTAG
- a CDS encoding DUF2069 domain-containing protein, translating to MKTITPPASSSVRATRWLAVGSLVGLIVLGLAWELWLAPLRPGGSLLALKVLPLVIPLAGLYKNRMYTYRWVSLMIWLYFTEGVVRAWSDTDGLGQVLALVEVLLCLMLFAACAWHVRLRLRNAKAARQLEVSTP from the coding sequence ATGAAAACCATCACACCGCCAGCCTCTTCCTCCGTTCGCGCCACCCGATGGCTTGCCGTGGGCAGCCTCGTCGGCCTGATCGTGCTGGGCCTGGCCTGGGAGCTGTGGCTCGCGCCGCTGCGGCCCGGCGGTTCGCTGCTGGCGCTCAAGGTGCTGCCGCTGGTCATTCCGCTCGCGGGGCTCTACAAGAACCGCATGTACACCTACCGCTGGGTCAGCCTGATGATCTGGCTCTATTTCACCGAGGGCGTGGTGCGCGCCTGGAGCGACACCGACGGCTTGGGCCAGGTGCTCGCGCTCGTCGAGGTGCTGCTGTGCCTCATGCTCTTCGCGGCCTGCGCCTGGCATGTGCGGCTGCGCCTGCGCAACGCCAAGGCGGCCCGCCAACTGGAGGTTTCCACCCCATGA
- a CDS encoding YihY family inner membrane protein — translation MIPAMNRRQLWRDLSRFPWGNTAAVLGERFREDRLGLTASSLTFTTTIAMVPFFTVALALFTVFPMFAKLQGRLQRWLIESLIPDNIARQVLGYLNQFSSKAGGLGIAGLVVLLITAIALILTIDKTLNNIWRVRSPRPFAQRVLIYWAAITLGPLILAVSLSTTSYVFAASRDVVGGSILKLFFDTFEFVLLAAGMASLYHYVPNTTVRWSHAWAGGIFVAAAIEIAKRVLGYYLSLVPTYSVLYGAFATVPILLVWIYVAWVIVLLGAVIAAYLPSLLTGVARRGSRAGWPLQLAMEVLQHLARARATPAKGMGATELVTRMRVDALQVVPVLETLVALDWIAPLAEETANEDPRYVLLADPSTPIEPLLRELLMPRAEPLEDLWQKGPLHSLRLGDVLLI, via the coding sequence ATGATACCGGCCATGAATCGTCGGCAGCTCTGGAGGGATCTTTCGCGCTTTCCGTGGGGCAACACCGCGGCGGTGCTGGGCGAGCGTTTCCGCGAAGACCGGCTCGGCCTCACGGCCAGCAGCCTCACCTTCACCACCACCATTGCGATGGTGCCGTTCTTCACGGTGGCGCTGGCGCTCTTTACCGTGTTCCCGATGTTCGCCAAGCTGCAGGGGCGGCTGCAGCGCTGGCTCATCGAGAGCCTGATTCCCGACAACATCGCGCGCCAGGTGCTGGGCTACCTGAACCAGTTCTCGAGCAAGGCCGGCGGGCTCGGCATCGCGGGCCTGGTGGTGCTCCTGATCACCGCCATTGCGCTGATCCTCACCATCGACAAGACGCTCAACAACATCTGGCGCGTGCGCTCGCCCCGGCCTTTTGCGCAGCGCGTGCTGATCTACTGGGCCGCCATCACGCTCGGCCCGCTGATCCTGGCGGTGAGCCTCTCGACCACCTCGTACGTGTTCGCGGCATCGCGCGACGTGGTGGGCGGAAGCATTCTCAAGCTGTTCTTCGACACCTTCGAATTCGTGCTGCTTGCGGCGGGCATGGCGTCGCTCTACCACTACGTGCCGAACACCACCGTGCGCTGGTCGCATGCCTGGGCCGGCGGCATCTTCGTGGCGGCCGCCATCGAAATCGCGAAACGCGTGCTGGGCTACTACCTGAGCCTGGTGCCGACCTATTCGGTGCTCTACGGTGCCTTTGCCACCGTGCCGATCCTGCTGGTGTGGATCTACGTGGCCTGGGTGATCGTGCTGCTGGGCGCGGTCATCGCGGCCTATCTGCCGAGCCTGCTGACCGGTGTTGCGCGCCGGGGCAGCCGGGCCGGGTGGCCGTTGCAGCTGGCCATGGAGGTGCTGCAGCACCTGGCGCGGGCGCGCGCCACGCCGGCCAAGGGAATGGGCGCCACCGAACTCGTCACCCGCATGCGGGTCGATGCGCTGCAAGTGGTGCCGGTGCTCGAAACGCTGGTGGCGTTGGACTGGATTGCGCCGCTCGCCGAGGAAACCGCCAACGAGGATCCGCGCTACGTGCTGCTGGCCGACCCGTCCACGCCGATCGAACCGCTGCTCAGGGAGCTGCTGATGCCGCGCGCGGAGCCGCTCGAAGACCTGTGGCAGAAAGGCCCGCTGCACTCGTTGCGCCTGGGCGACGTGCTCCTGATTTAG
- a CDS encoding Mpo1-like protein: MNTTTAPESAVDPRRFKSFAEFYPFYLTEHANRTCRRLHFAGSTISLLCLVALLATLNPLWLLAGLVAGYGFAWVGHFGFEKNKPASFKRPLYSFMGDWAMYRDIWLGQVKI; encoded by the coding sequence ATGAACACCACGACTGCCCCGGAATCTGCTGTCGATCCGCGACGTTTCAAGAGTTTCGCGGAGTTCTATCCCTTCTACCTGACCGAGCACGCCAACCGCACCTGCCGGCGCCTGCACTTCGCGGGCTCGACGATTTCGCTGCTGTGCCTGGTGGCGCTGCTCGCCACGCTCAACCCGCTCTGGCTGCTGGCCGGGCTGGTCGCGGGCTACGGCTTTGCCTGGGTCGGGCATTTCGGGTTCGAGAAGAACAAGCCGGCCTCGTTCAAGCGCCCGCTCTACAGCTTCATGGGCGACTGGGCGATGTACCGCGACATCTGGCTGGGCCAGGTCAAGATCTAG
- a CDS encoding thioredoxin family protein: MSALPAAPVSAEPASDAPWVVCLCAEWCGTCRDYRPLLEQVARAHPQFRFAWVDIEDHAEIADAFDVETFPTLLIAGADGTRFLGPLLPHAETLSRMLGALQAPQPSSLDVDLLLAVLEKRPTEFAV, encoded by the coding sequence TTGAGCGCTCTTCCCGCCGCCCCCGTTTCCGCCGAGCCGGCCAGCGATGCGCCGTGGGTGGTGTGCCTGTGCGCCGAATGGTGCGGCACCTGCCGCGACTACCGGCCGCTGCTCGAGCAGGTGGCGCGGGCGCATCCGCAGTTCCGCTTCGCCTGGGTCGACATCGAGGACCACGCCGAGATCGCCGATGCGTTCGACGTCGAGACCTTTCCGACATTGCTGATCGCCGGTGCCGACGGCACCCGCTTCCTGGGCCCGCTGCTGCCGCATGCCGAGACGCTCTCGCGCATGCTCGGCGCGCTGCAGGCGCCGCAGCCTTCCAGCCTCGACGTCGACCTGCTGCTGGCGGTGCTCGAGAAGCGTCCGACCGAATTCGCGGTCTGA
- a CDS encoding NADH(P)-binding domain-containing protein, producing the protein MNILIFGATGMVGQGVLRECLLAPDVARVVAVGRNATGVQHPKLQDVVIRNMTDYSGFEPQLQGFDACFFCLGVSSVGMKEAEYKRITCDLTMAAATVLARLNPGMTFTYVTGAGTDSSERGSRMWARVKGATENALLRLPFKAAYMFRPGMIQPLHGVRSKTPLYQAAIMVLKPVLGLAYRLWPDKVTTTEKVGRAMLAVARHGAPKVLLDPADINALGR; encoded by the coding sequence GTGAACATCCTGATCTTCGGCGCCACCGGCATGGTGGGGCAGGGCGTGCTGCGCGAATGCCTGCTTGCGCCCGACGTGGCGCGCGTGGTCGCGGTCGGCCGCAATGCCACCGGGGTTCAGCACCCGAAGCTGCAGGACGTGGTCATCAGGAACATGACCGACTACAGCGGCTTCGAGCCGCAATTGCAGGGCTTCGATGCCTGCTTCTTCTGCCTCGGCGTGTCGTCGGTCGGCATGAAGGAGGCCGAGTACAAGCGCATCACCTGCGACCTCACGATGGCCGCCGCCACCGTGCTCGCGCGGCTCAACCCGGGCATGACCTTCACCTACGTGACGGGTGCGGGCACCGACAGCAGCGAGCGCGGCAGCCGCATGTGGGCGCGCGTGAAGGGCGCGACCGAAAACGCCTTGCTCAGGCTGCCGTTCAAGGCCGCCTACATGTTCCGCCCCGGCATGATCCAGCCGCTGCATGGCGTGCGCTCGAAGACGCCGCTCTACCAGGCCGCGATCATGGTGCTCAAGCCGGTGCTCGGGCTGGCCTACCGGCTCTGGCCCGACAAGGTGACGACCACCGAGAAGGTCGGCCGCGCCATGCTGGCCGTGGCGCGGCACGGCGCGCCGAAGGTGCTGCTCGACCCGGCCGACATCAACGCGCTGGGCCGCTGA
- a CDS encoding LysR family transcriptional regulator, protein MTPPLLSIPMRHFLEVARSGSVSQAAARLFVASSAVSRQIAKLEDSLGTPLFERHARGMALTAAGERLAAHLRNAQLDIEQVIEQVRDLGGRSAHRIRMACTEGFAAHFMPQVMRSFESAHPGTQLELHVGSPDGVSALLARGEADIALKYVVAPEPGLKIEHSANAPVFAVLRPDHPLARQRVVSVADAVRYPLAVGDKGVTARQLFDQACSLQGLQYRAIFVSNFSSVLLPLLRTPDVMLSGHLTVTHLIDAGTVVARPFAEAPLQQRQLQVLALEGRTLAPLAQEFVQHLVHAIASAGRRKRGRARSSA, encoded by the coding sequence ATGACACCACCGCTCCTCAGCATTCCGATGCGCCATTTCCTCGAAGTGGCGCGCAGCGGCTCGGTCAGCCAGGCCGCGGCGCGGCTGTTCGTGGCCTCGTCGGCGGTCAGCCGTCAGATCGCCAAGCTCGAGGACAGCCTGGGCACGCCCTTGTTCGAGCGCCACGCCAGGGGCATGGCGCTCACAGCGGCGGGCGAGCGGCTCGCGGCGCACCTGCGCAATGCGCAGCTCGACATCGAGCAGGTCATCGAGCAGGTGCGCGACCTCGGCGGCCGCAGCGCGCACCGCATCCGCATGGCATGCACCGAGGGGTTTGCCGCGCACTTCATGCCACAGGTCATGCGCAGCTTCGAGTCGGCGCATCCGGGCACGCAGCTCGAACTCCACGTGGGCTCGCCCGACGGGGTGAGCGCGCTGCTCGCGCGCGGCGAGGCCGACATCGCACTGAAATACGTGGTGGCGCCGGAGCCCGGCCTGAAGATCGAGCACTCGGCCAATGCGCCGGTGTTCGCGGTGCTGCGCCCCGACCACCCGCTGGCACGACAACGCGTGGTTTCCGTGGCGGATGCCGTGCGCTATCCACTGGCCGTGGGCGACAAGGGCGTGACCGCACGGCAGCTGTTCGACCAGGCGTGCAGCCTGCAGGGCCTGCAATACCGCGCGATCTTCGTCAGCAACTTTTCGTCCGTGCTGCTGCCGCTGTTGCGCACGCCGGACGTGATGCTTTCGGGGCACCTCACGGTGACGCACCTCATCGACGCGGGCACGGTGGTGGCGCGCCCTTTCGCCGAGGCGCCGCTTCAGCAGCGGCAGCTGCAGGTGCTGGCGCTCGAAGGCCGCACGCTCGCGCCATTGGCGCAGGAGTTCGTGCAACACCTGGTGCATGCCATTGCCAGCGCAGGGCGGCGCAAGCGGGGCCGCGCGCGTTCGAGCGCCTGA
- a CDS encoding M20 family metallopeptidase, translated as MQRTESLAAAAAYFDDGGFFADLQRRVAFRTESDTGAATPALGAYLRDELVPPLAALGFECEIVENPVAGGGPFLIARRIEDPALPTVLSYGHGDVVSGQDAHWDEGLGPWALTVRGDRWYGRGTADNKGQHTIALGGLAAVLRARGGRLGYNITWLIETGEEAASPGLHAVCEQQRDRLRADLFIASDGPRVSAERPTLFLGSRGAVNFSLRLRARARGYHSGNWGGVLANPATVLSHAVASLVDARGRIRVEALRPPGIPQGVREALADIAIGGGADDPALDEGWGEPGLSPAERLVAWNTIEVLALGAGSPQRPVNAIPSEAVAHCQLRFVVGTPWRELADIVRAHLDAHGFGDVEVQVTLEGAATRLDVENPWVDWARRSIEESSGQRVDLLPNLAGSLPNDVFADLLGLPTLWVPHSYPACAQHAPNEHLLAPLAREGLQIMAGLYWDLGEPGLAPWAAGRLPASVSSSFS; from the coding sequence ATGCAACGTACCGAGAGCCTTGCCGCGGCCGCCGCCTATTTCGACGACGGCGGCTTCTTCGCCGACCTGCAGCGGCGCGTCGCCTTTCGCACCGAGAGCGACACCGGCGCCGCCACGCCCGCCCTCGGCGCCTACCTGCGGGACGAGCTGGTGCCGCCGCTGGCCGCGCTGGGTTTCGAATGCGAAATCGTCGAGAACCCGGTGGCCGGCGGCGGGCCCTTCCTGATCGCGCGCCGCATCGAAGACCCTGCATTGCCTACCGTGCTGAGCTACGGCCATGGCGACGTGGTGAGCGGGCAGGACGCGCACTGGGACGAAGGCCTCGGGCCGTGGGCGCTCACCGTGCGCGGCGACCGCTGGTACGGGCGCGGCACGGCCGACAACAAGGGCCAGCACACCATCGCGCTCGGCGGGCTGGCCGCCGTACTGCGCGCGCGGGGCGGGCGCCTTGGCTACAACATCACCTGGCTCATCGAGACCGGCGAAGAGGCCGCGTCGCCGGGCCTGCACGCGGTGTGCGAGCAGCAGCGCGACCGGCTGCGCGCCGACCTGTTCATCGCCAGCGACGGACCGCGCGTGAGCGCCGAGCGGCCCACGCTGTTCCTGGGCTCGCGCGGCGCCGTCAACTTCAGCCTGCGGCTGCGCGCGCGGGCGCGGGGCTACCACTCGGGCAACTGGGGCGGCGTGCTCGCCAATCCGGCCACCGTGCTGAGCCATGCCGTGGCGTCGCTGGTGGACGCGCGCGGGCGCATCCGGGTCGAGGCCTTGCGGCCGCCTGGAATTCCCCAGGGCGTGCGCGAGGCGCTGGCCGACATCGCCATCGGCGGCGGCGCCGACGATCCCGCGCTCGACGAAGGCTGGGGCGAGCCCGGCCTGAGCCCCGCCGAGCGGCTGGTGGCGTGGAACACCATCGAGGTGCTCGCGCTCGGCGCCGGCTCGCCGCAGCGGCCCGTCAATGCGATTCCGTCCGAGGCGGTGGCGCATTGCCAGTTGCGCTTCGTGGTCGGCACGCCGTGGCGCGAACTGGCGGACATCGTGCGCGCCCATCTCGATGCGCATGGCTTCGGCGATGTGGAAGTGCAGGTCACGCTGGAAGGCGCGGCGACGCGGCTCGACGTGGAGAACCCGTGGGTCGACTGGGCCCGGCGCTCCATCGAAGAGAGCAGCGGCCAGCGCGTCGACCTGCTGCCCAACCTCGCGGGTTCGCTGCCCAACGACGTCTTCGCCGACCTGCTGGGCCTGCCCACGCTGTGGGTGCCGCATTCGTACCCGGCCTGTGCGCAGCACGCGCCCAACGAGCACCTGCTCGCGCCGCTGGCGCGCGAGGGCCTGCAGATCATGGCCGGCCTCTACTGGGACCTGGGCGAGCCGGGGCTCGCACCGTGGGCCGCCGGGCGGCTTCCGGCATCCGTTTCATCCTCTTTCTCCTGA